From Rutidosis leptorrhynchoides isolate AG116_Rl617_1_P2 chromosome 3, CSIRO_AGI_Rlap_v1, whole genome shotgun sequence, a single genomic window includes:
- the LOC139901086 gene encoding uncharacterized protein, giving the protein MSNREEKYGQKPIKGTPHPKDMSIYKRQNLIKLVTGIPKLMDNIVQFTDLNNLHPGILNPNVRVKVWAITRKFFWKTPANVVSLEVVLIDQQGHKIFASINRNLIPVFEGILVEGHFFDISGFNVVPYEDRYKLLDHLWKIQFLLHTNLQPCPPFNLPNDGYHPVNYPDILSSVLDPTLAFDVVGQLVELRRLRVAIVNGHPMQYIRFTLQDLTGHRITVSFSGTNAVQLYHYATTHGDAAVPIICLLNNCFIKEWEGGSVVTNHVWGTRLFINEPIDSIVDYTAVLQNLGGEGFVDGVNEQNGGVVFLED; this is encoded by the exons ATGAGTAATCGTGAAGAAAAATATGGTCAGAAGCCTATTAAGGGTACTCCACATCcaaag GACAT GTCTATTTACAAGAGGCAAAATTTGATTAAACTTGTGACAGGTATTCCTAAACT AATGGACAATATAGTGCAGTTCACTGACTTGAACAATTTACATCCTGGAATATTAAATCCTAATGTCCGAGTCAAGGTATGGGCAATAACGAGAAAATTCTTTTGGAAGACTCCGGCTAATGTAGTTTCTTTGGAGGTTGTGCTAATTGATCAACAG gGACATAAAATCTTTGCATCCATCAATCGGAATTTAATACCAGTGTTTGAAGGTATCTTAGTTGAAGGTCATTTTTTTGACATATCGGGTTTTAATGTGGTTCCATATGAAGATCGTTATAAGTTGCTAGATCACTTGTGGAAGATCCAGTTTCTACTTCACACCAACCTTCAGCCATGTCCACCTTTTAATCTTCCAAATGATGGATACCATCCTGTTAATTATCCTGACATCCTCTCGTCGGTATTAGATCCAACTCTTGCTTTTG atGTTGTTGGACAACTGGTCGAACTAAGACGTCTACGTGTGGCAATTGTGAACGGACACCCTATGCAGTATATTCGATTTACTCTCCAAGATTTAAC TGGTCATAGGATCACAGTTTCGTTTAGTGGGACCAACGCGGTACAACTGTATCATTATGCAACAACTCATGGAGATGCTGCAGTTCCAATAATCTGCTTGCTTAACAACTGCTTCATTAAAGAGTGGGAAG GTGGTTCTGTCGTTACTAACCACGTTTGGGGTACTCGCCTTTTCATCAATGAGCCTATCGACTCTATAGTTGACTATACGGCAGT tctaCAAAACCTTGGTGGTGAAGGTTTCGTTGATGGTGTGAATGAGCAAAATGGTGGGGTTGTTTTTCTTGAAGATTAG
- the LOC139901085 gene encoding uncharacterized protein yields MADVVEITPLNLITQERDDWKVRVKVINQWSKTAYMKPESIFSYEFVLVDFQGHKMRASIYKNLMPFFAHTFKEGGFVDLSTFELKLNDDDWKLADHDLKICFLRKTTVRRCPPFKILRDVFNCVAYKDVQDWVLPKDSVFGKRYIVGQLVKLNRYKVDKDDNGEKKSIEFELSDASGEKVRCKLWGAHAEKLHDTLLSEYKKDEPVILMLHNCRYKDWEGPQVNNLLWGFKLFLNEPIQPIEEFKDALATAIREDDKYVKPVVEVDLGKDESSALTKFTDQENNKAYIIDDVRLFEKVCTFVVRGRVSSFAEKEGWFQYYCGTCDKKVQKTYDLEEMMYLYDCKVCNTTYKEANPKVRATIYVQDITGGCEMSLFDGQLSKMTHRSVQWLNNAAKNASDICDYPLELNKLLNKKFAFIVKHNLYGDENKLSGYTISDSTDNASVLNKLDAILKDKEAEYSAFDEDILVSSTPDVKKIPKFEDSGVASSCSTSTTPSSIGVKRPSPSQSTKDETPTGGTTSALGDLKIPKMEKL; encoded by the exons ATGGCTGATGTAGTTGAAATTACCCCACTTAATTTGATCACCCAGGAGCGTGACGATTGGAAAGTGCGAGTCAAGGTGATCAACCAATGGAGCAAGACTGCGTACATGAAGCCGGAATCGATATTTTCATATGAATTTGTTCTTGTCGATTTTCAG GGACACAAGATGAGGGCATCGATTTACAAAAATCTAATGCCCTTTTTTGCTCATACCTTTAAGGAAGGTGGTTTTGTTGATCTTAGTACCTTTGAATTGAAACTGAATGATGATGATTGGAAACTTGCTGACCATGATTTAAAAATCTGTTTCTTGAGAAAAACTACTGTCAGAAGGTGTCCCCCTTTTAAAATTTTAAGAGATGTTTTTAACTGTGTTGCCTATAAGGATGTTCAAGATTGGGTTTTACCCAAGGACTCTGTGTTTGGTAAGAGAT ATATTGTTGGCCAGTTGGTGAAACTGAATAGGTATAAGGTGGATAAAGATGATAATGGTGAGAAGAAATCAATTGAGTTTGAACTTTCTGATGCAAG TGGAGAGAAGGTGAGGTGTAAGTTATGGGGTGCACATGCTGAAAAGTTGCACGATACTTTATTGTCTGAATACAAAAAAGATGAACCAGTTATACTCATGCTTCATAACTGTCGATATAAGGACTGGGAAG GTCCTCAAGTCAATAATCTCTTGTGGGGCTTTAAACTGTTCTTAAATGAACCAATTCAACCAATTGAAGAATTTAAGGATGC CTTGGCAACTGCTATACGCGAGGATGATAAGTATGTGAAACCTGTGGTTGAAGTAGATCTTGGTAAGGATGAGTCGTCTGCTCTTACAAAATTTACTGATCAGGAAAATAATAAAGCATATATAATCGATGACGTTCGTCTGTTTGAGAAG GTCTGCACATTTGTTGTCCGAGGACGTGTGAGCAGTTTTGCTGAAAAGGAAGGATGGTTCCAATACTACTGTGGAACGTGTGATAAAAAGGTGCAGAAAACCTATGATCTTGAGGAAATGATGTATTTGTATGATTGCAAAGTCTGCAACACAACGTATAAAGAAGCAAACCCAAA GGTTCGTGCGACGATCTATGTTCAAGACATAACTGGGGGATGTGAGATGTCACTATTTGATGGACAACTATCAAAGATGACACATCGAAGTGTTCAATGGCTCAACAATGCTGCAAAAAAT GCTTCTGATATTTGTGATTACCCATTGGAGTTGAATAAACTTCTTAACAAGAAGTTTGCCTTCATTGTGAAACATAACTTGTATGGTGATGAGAACAAGTTGTCCGGATATACAATCTCTGATTCAACTGACAATGCTTCCGTTTTAAACAAACTTGATGCAATCCTTAAGGATAAAGAGGCAGAATATAGTGCTTTTGATGAGGACATACTTGTGTCTAGCACTCCAGATGTTAAGAAG ATCCCCAAATTTGAAGACTCTGGTGTTGCTTCATCCTGTTCCACAAGCACTACTCCAAGTAGTATTGGTGTTAAACGCCCTTCTCCGTCGCAATCAACTAAAGATGAAACGCCAACCGGAGGGACAACCTCTGCTTTGGGTGATTTGAAAATCCCCAAAATGGAGAAGCTTTGA